A window of Blastomonas sp. SL216 contains these coding sequences:
- a CDS encoding NAD(P)/FAD-dependent oxidoreductase has protein sequence MSQVLEAALDHAPGDVEAFDVLVVGAGISGIGSAYHLKTQCPGKSFAILEAKESFGGTWHTHRYPGVRSDSDLYTFGYRFKPWVGAPIASGEEILKYLFSVIVENDLDQHIRYSTVITRCAWSSSERLWTVETRTPDGAAGKTYKCNFLWMCQGYYDHENPFLPQWSGMEDFKGTLVHAQKWDSSVDYAGKKVVVIGSGATAATVIPAMADKAGHVTMLQRSPTYFFCYPNRSDLADRLREIGVNEETVHQCARLDYLHQLKTLDRRSRTEPDAVVEELKELVRLYAGEKFEFAPHFVPRYRPWQQRLAFIPDGDLFVKMREGKVSAVTDRIAHFTSSGIALESGEQLEADVVVAATGFNLLVMGGIAFEVDGQPVEWGNTTTFRGMMFDNVPNLAWVFGYFRAAWTLRVDLLGDFVCRLLRHVDARRAREVRIVVPQDIANDPRTPWIEDDNFNPGYLMRDIDKLPKRLGARSEWRHSQDYWTEAEDIPSINLDGPEFVYT, from the coding sequence GTGTCTCAAGTACTCGAAGCTGCATTGGATCATGCACCGGGAGATGTTGAAGCCTTTGATGTGCTTGTTGTGGGGGCCGGAATTTCCGGGATTGGCAGCGCTTACCATCTCAAAACCCAGTGCCCTGGAAAGAGCTTTGCCATTCTGGAGGCCAAGGAGAGCTTTGGCGGTACCTGGCACACGCATCGCTATCCGGGTGTTCGCTCCGATTCGGACCTTTATACTTTCGGCTATCGGTTCAAGCCCTGGGTCGGGGCGCCCATCGCCTCGGGCGAGGAAATCCTTAAATATCTGTTTAGCGTGATTGTCGAAAACGATCTTGATCAGCACATCCGATACAGCACGGTCATAACCCGCTGCGCCTGGTCGAGCAGCGAGCGCCTGTGGACGGTCGAAACCCGCACACCCGATGGTGCCGCCGGGAAGACCTACAAGTGCAACTTCCTGTGGATGTGCCAAGGCTATTACGACCATGAAAATCCGTTTCTGCCGCAATGGTCTGGCATGGAAGATTTCAAGGGCACCCTGGTCCACGCACAGAAATGGGATAGCAGTGTGGATTATGCCGGCAAAAAGGTGGTCGTCATCGGTTCCGGTGCCACAGCGGCTACCGTCATCCCAGCCATGGCCGACAAGGCTGGACACGTCACGATGCTGCAGCGTTCGCCCACCTATTTCTTCTGTTATCCCAACCGATCGGACCTTGCCGATCGTCTTCGGGAAATCGGCGTGAATGAGGAAACGGTCCACCAATGTGCACGGCTCGACTATCTGCACCAGCTCAAGACCCTTGACCGTCGCTCACGGACTGAGCCCGATGCCGTCGTAGAGGAACTGAAGGAGCTGGTCAGGCTCTATGCGGGTGAAAAGTTTGAATTCGCGCCGCATTTTGTTCCGCGCTATCGTCCATGGCAGCAGCGCTTGGCGTTTATTCCCGATGGGGACCTGTTTGTGAAGATGCGCGAGGGCAAGGTCTCTGCGGTTACGGACCGGATTGCACATTTCACCAGCTCGGGCATAGCGCTGGAATCGGGCGAGCAGCTAGAGGCCGATGTCGTGGTTGCGGCTACCGGCTTCAATCTTCTGGTCATGGGGGGAATTGCCTTCGAGGTTGATGGCCAGCCAGTCGAATGGGGCAATACCACGACGTTCCGCGGCATGATGTTTGACAATGTCCCCAACCTTGCATGGGTATTCGGCTATTTCCGCGCGGCATGGACCTTGCGCGTCGATCTGCTGGGTGATTTCGTCTGCCGGCTTTTGCGGCATGTCGATGCTAGGCGCGCGAGGGAAGTCCGGATCGTCGTTCCACAGGATATTGCAAACGATCCGCGCACTCCGTGGATTGAAGACGACAATTTCAACCCCGGCTATCTGATGCGCGACATCGACAAGCTGCCCAAGCGCCTGGGCGCGCGGTCGGAATGGCGGCACTCGCAGGATTATTGGACAGAAGCCGAGGACATTCCCTCCATTAATCTGGATGGGCCGGAATTCGTATACACGTGA
- a CDS encoding TetR/AcrR family transcriptional regulator, with translation MKTFDQSKSVSFVSRTQADRSSSTRARIVAAAVAVLCDKGYSAATIKVISDEAGVSVGALQHHFSSKAKLMAAVAEALAATRHAQYGSPLKPGFGAALYPMLIAEIWENVKRPEFLATMEIALAQRSDDELRQETEMHLTALEAILEADTVSLLANYGRDLEYGKLARRMTAAFMSGLALRNMAGLENEAEAMVVHWGKILAALELKPELASMSPVT, from the coding sequence GTGAAGACTTTCGACCAGAGCAAGAGCGTGTCGTTTGTCTCCAGGACACAGGCCGATCGCAGCTCTTCAACCCGGGCGCGCATCGTTGCCGCAGCCGTCGCCGTTTTGTGCGACAAGGGCTATTCTGCTGCGACCATTAAGGTGATTTCCGATGAAGCAGGTGTCAGCGTCGGTGCCCTGCAGCATCACTTCTCATCCAAGGCTAAGCTTATGGCTGCAGTCGCAGAAGCGCTCGCGGCGACACGCCATGCGCAATATGGTTCACCGCTGAAGCCTGGGTTCGGTGCTGCGCTTTACCCTATGCTAATTGCTGAGATATGGGAGAATGTGAAGCGGCCGGAGTTTCTGGCTACGATGGAGATTGCCTTGGCTCAGCGCAGCGATGACGAACTGCGCCAAGAAACCGAAATGCATCTGACCGCCCTAGAGGCGATACTGGAAGCCGATACGGTGTCCCTGCTTGCGAACTACGGCCGCGATCTTGAATATGGCAAACTTGCGCGTCGGATGACAGCCGCATTCATGTCCGGGTTGGCGCTGCGTAATATGGCTGGCCTTGAAAACGAAGCAGAGGCTATGGTGGTACACTGGGGTAAGATCTTGGCGGCGCTAGAGCTAAAGCCCGAACTAGCCAGCATGTCGCCAGTGACATAG
- a CDS encoding TonB-dependent receptor has translation MLSTNGMFTRASSTALAAVLAFATPGLALAQDADALEANSVDEEGGDVIVVTALRRSTNVQETPLAITAVSAAQLSQMGINDSNALAKASPGLIVREGGFSGTRLTIRNIRAAGEATVGLYFDETPVQGSSGTASDAGGTTPDIRLFDVERVEVLRGPQGTLYGSSSMAGAVRLILNKPQLNDTELVVTGQVSGVEDGGVGFETQAMINLPIIADMLAVRIVGFQRERPGYVDNIRLGRSNINSQSSEGGRIIVRFRPASNLTIDGFASLQNSDGFLNDYFLAAGPYINTFESQQPVSDKNTIYSGTLTWDADFATLTVVGAHAKRNFNYSFDTSAFFRAFGANFPVGSPTYNAFMSQAPSVANSPQLTKTDTLEARISGGSEQGLQWTAGYFYSDRKGDFASNIARSNPGDGSVLPVAGANLLGQRLIEDDLKQQAGFAEGTFAITPELSVTAGARYFHYERRVKGAVSVPNAFVGFIAGAPTDQSSSENGWLYKANISYQATPDLLLYATASSGQRPGGVNQNVSLPAVLQTYSSDQLWNYEFGVKTSLFDDLLVLNADVFQIDWSNMQTSGTLPNTNFGFIANAGRARARGMEVETTITPVAGLQFQISSSYIDAKLREDQSNQSLLAPGLKGDDIPSVPKFTIQGAAQYGWELSGATTASLRADVYHQSSTWTEFRHTNVFQRFLPSNTLVSLRASVAGSDGGWSIGVFVNNLLNSDTVVSKASANIFGGLNNVRAISNVPRTIGLDVTKRF, from the coding sequence ATGCTGAGCACAAACGGAATGTTCACGCGCGCGTCCAGTACGGCACTGGCCGCTGTTCTAGCCTTTGCCACACCAGGCCTAGCGCTCGCTCAGGATGCAGACGCACTGGAGGCTAATTCGGTCGATGAAGAAGGTGGCGATGTCATAGTGGTGACCGCCTTGCGCCGCTCCACCAATGTGCAGGAAACTCCGCTAGCCATCACCGCCGTCTCAGCAGCACAATTGTCACAGATGGGCATCAACGATTCCAACGCCCTGGCCAAGGCTAGCCCCGGCCTGATCGTGCGCGAAGGAGGTTTTTCCGGCACCCGGTTGACCATTCGAAACATCCGTGCGGCAGGTGAGGCTACGGTTGGCCTGTATTTTGATGAAACACCCGTGCAGGGCTCTTCTGGCACTGCCAGCGATGCGGGTGGCACCACACCGGATATACGGCTATTCGATGTCGAGCGTGTCGAAGTGCTGCGCGGTCCGCAGGGCACTTTGTACGGATCGTCCTCCATGGCTGGTGCCGTCCGCCTGATCCTCAACAAGCCGCAGCTCAACGATACTGAGCTGGTGGTAACCGGTCAGGTGTCTGGCGTTGAGGATGGCGGTGTCGGCTTTGAAACCCAGGCAATGATCAACCTGCCGATCATCGCCGACATGCTCGCGGTCCGCATCGTAGGCTTCCAGCGTGAGCGCCCCGGCTATGTCGACAACATTCGGCTGGGCCGCAGCAACATAAACAGCCAGTCCAGCGAAGGCGGGCGCATCATCGTGCGCTTTCGTCCGGCTAGCAATCTGACGATTGACGGCTTTGCCAGCCTGCAGAACAGCGACGGCTTCCTCAACGACTATTTCCTTGCCGCTGGGCCTTATATCAACACGTTTGAATCGCAGCAGCCGGTATCGGACAAAAACACGATCTATTCGGGCACGCTGACTTGGGATGCCGACTTTGCCACACTGACGGTGGTAGGAGCCCATGCCAAGCGCAATTTCAACTACAGCTTTGACACATCGGCATTCTTCCGTGCCTTCGGCGCGAACTTTCCCGTAGGCTCGCCAACGTACAATGCATTTATGAGCCAGGCGCCATCCGTTGCCAATTCGCCCCAGCTTACAAAAACGGATACGCTGGAGGCGCGCATTTCCGGCGGGTCGGAACAGGGGCTGCAATGGACGGCGGGCTATTTCTATTCCGACCGCAAGGGCGACTTTGCCAGCAATATCGCACGCAGCAACCCAGGCGATGGATCGGTCCTGCCCGTTGCCGGTGCCAATCTGCTTGGCCAGCGGCTGATCGAGGATGACCTGAAACAACAGGCAGGATTTGCCGAGGGCACCTTTGCCATCACGCCTGAACTGTCCGTTACAGCTGGCGCGCGCTATTTCCACTATGAACGGCGCGTCAAAGGTGCAGTGTCCGTGCCCAATGCCTTTGTCGGCTTTATCGCTGGTGCCCCAACGGACCAGTCGAGCAGTGAGAACGGCTGGCTCTACAAGGCAAATATCTCATATCAGGCAACACCCGACCTGCTGCTTTACGCAACCGCATCCAGCGGCCAGCGTCCGGGGGGGGTCAATCAGAACGTCAGCCTTCCTGCCGTGTTGCAAACCTATTCATCGGACCAATTGTGGAACTATGAGTTTGGCGTCAAGACGAGCCTGTTTGATGACCTGCTGGTGCTCAACGCCGATGTGTTCCAGATCGACTGGAGCAATATGCAGACCTCAGGAACGCTGCCTAACACCAATTTCGGCTTTATCGCCAATGCCGGCAGAGCGCGGGCACGCGGGATGGAAGTGGAGACCACAATAACCCCGGTGGCGGGTCTGCAGTTCCAAATCTCGTCATCCTATATCGATGCCAAGCTGCGCGAAGATCAGAGCAACCAGTCGCTGCTGGCCCCTGGCCTCAAGGGCGATGACATTCCGTCAGTCCCCAAGTTCACAATCCAGGGTGCGGCGCAATATGGCTGGGAACTCAGCGGCGCGACCACGGCCAGCTTGCGTGCCGATGTCTATCACCAGAGCTCGACCTGGACAGAATTCCGCCACACAAACGTGTTTCAGCGCTTTCTGCCTTCCAACACCCTGGTGTCGCTGCGCGCCAGCGTTGCCGGATCTGATGGCGGCTGGAGCATTGGCGTATTTGTCAACAACCTGCTCAATTCCGATACTGTCGTCAGCAAAGCCAGTGCCAATATTTTTGGCGGCCTGAACAATGTGCGCGCGATCAGCAACGTTCCTCGCACAATTGGTCTTGATGTCACCAAGCGATTCTAA
- a CDS encoding amidohydrolase family protein, with product MKTLKLAGLLLAGAALCSPAFARDVVIHAGTLIDGIAAQPRKQVSIIIQDDRIVDVQPGFVRREGAEIIDLSGKTVLPGLIDTHVHIMLMLGNASPTVSLVRNTAYDNVLQGVVYSRTTLMAGFTTVRDVGGFTTATVALKNAIAGGAIIGPRMLVAGMPLGPTGGHSDHSTGLDPEITNPHWTDSLVNSPDDARRIVREHHRAGTDLIKIMPSGGVLSVGDDPEAQLMTDAEITAAVETAHTLKMKVAAHAHGAGAIIRASQTGVDSIEHGSFGNDETDRVMKANGTYLVPTLIAGATVSAAVRANPGVLGPSSAEKALAVGPQIARNLSRAYRAGVKIAFGTDAGVFPHGNNAQEFKLLTDAGMSPMDAIFSATRNAADLIGQSDNIGSIQKGLLADIIAVDGDPLADIMLLQNVSFVMKGGNVIKDMHTDTK from the coding sequence ATGAAGACATTGAAACTAGCTGGCTTGTTGCTCGCCGGAGCGGCGCTGTGCAGTCCGGCATTTGCCCGAGACGTTGTTATCCATGCAGGCACACTGATCGATGGCATCGCCGCACAGCCGCGAAAGCAGGTCTCGATTATCATTCAAGATGACCGGATCGTAGATGTCCAACCCGGCTTTGTCCGCCGTGAAGGGGCAGAGATCATTGATCTTTCGGGCAAGACGGTGCTGCCAGGGCTGATCGATACCCACGTCCACATCATGCTCATGCTGGGCAATGCATCGCCCACCGTCTCGCTGGTCCGCAACACCGCCTATGACAATGTTCTGCAAGGCGTGGTGTATTCGCGGACGACGCTGATGGCAGGGTTCACCACGGTGCGCGATGTGGGAGGCTTCACCACTGCGACCGTGGCGCTGAAGAACGCTATCGCGGGGGGGGCCATCATAGGTCCGCGAATGCTGGTGGCGGGCATGCCACTGGGCCCCACCGGCGGGCATTCCGACCACAGCACTGGACTGGACCCGGAGATCACCAATCCACACTGGACAGACTCGCTGGTCAACAGCCCCGATGATGCAAGGCGGATTGTGCGCGAACATCACCGGGCCGGAACTGATCTCATAAAGATTATGCCCAGCGGCGGGGTGCTCAGTGTTGGAGATGATCCTGAAGCGCAGTTGATGACTGACGCGGAAATCACCGCTGCGGTCGAGACCGCGCATACGCTGAAGATGAAGGTAGCCGCCCATGCCCATGGTGCCGGTGCGATCATCCGTGCATCGCAAACTGGCGTTGATTCCATCGAGCATGGTTCGTTCGGCAATGATGAAACAGACCGGGTGATGAAGGCTAATGGCACCTATCTGGTGCCAACCCTGATCGCCGGGGCCACGGTGTCGGCTGCGGTACGAGCCAATCCGGGGGTGCTTGGTCCGTCTTCTGCAGAAAAGGCGTTGGCAGTCGGTCCACAGATCGCCCGCAATCTGAGCCGCGCTTATCGCGCCGGGGTAAAGATAGCCTTTGGCACCGACGCTGGAGTTTTCCCGCACGGTAACAATGCACAGGAGTTCAAGCTGCTGACCGATGCTGGGATGTCGCCAATGGACGCGATCTTCAGCGCGACGCGCAATGCTGCCGACCTGATCGGCCAAAGCGACAATATCGGCAGCATTCAAAAGGGTCTTTTAGCTGACATTATTGCAGTTGATGGGGATCCACTCGCGGACATCATGCTGCTGCAGAACGTCAGCTTTGTCATGAAAGGCGGTAATGTGATCAAAGATATGCACACAGACACCAAGTGA
- a CDS encoding nuclear transport factor 2 family protein, with translation MNMTPALALAATLAAVPAPPPRDSLATQIGDLDAKAFDAYNRCDLPTFSGYFDPHVAFYHDTGGATFERDAMVDGVRKYICGKVKRELIPASFHVYPIKDYGAIEEGEHRFCELATGRFEGVAKFVMVWAKRDGAWQITSVLSYGHRSATMQELQSDMTP, from the coding sequence ATGAATATGACACCCGCTCTCGCCCTCGCAGCCACATTGGCGGCGGTGCCTGCCCCTCCGCCGAGAGATTCTCTGGCGACCCAGATCGGCGATCTCGATGCGAAAGCATTCGACGCCTACAATCGCTGCGACTTGCCAACGTTTTCAGGCTATTTCGACCCTCATGTCGCTTTCTATCATGATACCGGTGGGGCAACGTTCGAGCGTGACGCGATGGTCGACGGCGTTCGCAAGTATATCTGTGGCAAGGTGAAGCGGGAACTGATTCCGGCGAGCTTCCACGTCTATCCGATCAAGGACTATGGTGCGATCGAGGAGGGCGAGCATCGTTTCTGCGAACTCGCTACCGGACGGTTCGAGGGTGTCGCGAAGTTCGTGATGGTCTGGGCGAAACGGGACGGCGCCTGGCAGATTACCAGCGTCCTCAGTTACGGTCATCGATCCGCGACGATGCAGGAACTGCAGAGTGACATGACCCCCTGA
- a CDS encoding serine hydrolase, with protein MTDTLREQRVESASVALIRNGRIVATGAWGTAGPHRKATVDTRYNLASLTKPLTAEVILRLVSAGKLSLDAPMDEFWSDPDLAGDPRKKTLTVRLALSHRTGLPNWRDAKGLAFEHDPGTTTGYSGEGYQYAARYAEHRTGQSFEALAGRWLFAPAGMRVSGYVSAQGLPGPFASPYDAAGQRLPVAPVKRYNAADLAHSTAKDYARFLISVQQNQGLSSSVASERNRSQADLYADTCAGVKVASCPPWIGFGLGWQLLGFPGGTTMLHTGKDAGAFTFAAIDRARGDGIVILTNSDNGWRMILPILERTGSDPRLIAFLRGQMN; from the coding sequence ATGACGGACACCTTGCGCGAGCAGCGCGTCGAGAGCGCGTCGGTTGCCCTCATCAGAAACGGCCGCATTGTTGCCACTGGCGCTTGGGGCACGGCGGGCCCCCACCGCAAGGCGACCGTCGACACCCGCTACAATCTGGCTTCCCTGACCAAGCCGCTGACTGCCGAGGTCATTCTGCGCTTGGTATCGGCGGGAAAGCTGTCGCTCGATGCGCCAATGGATGAATTCTGGAGTGATCCCGACCTGGCCGGGGATCCACGCAAGAAGACGCTAACGGTCCGGCTGGCGCTGAGCCACCGAACCGGATTGCCAAATTGGCGCGATGCCAAAGGGCTAGCCTTTGAACACGACCCAGGCACGACCACGGGCTATTCGGGCGAGGGCTATCAATATGCCGCGCGCTACGCCGAGCATCGCACAGGACAGTCCTTCGAGGCGCTGGCGGGCCGCTGGCTGTTCGCGCCCGCTGGCATGCGCGTCTCGGGGTATGTGTCGGCCCAAGGCCTGCCGGGCCCGTTTGCTTCGCCTTACGACGCTGCTGGCCAGCGCCTGCCGGTCGCACCGGTGAAGCGGTACAATGCGGCTGACCTCGCACATTCCACAGCAAAGGACTACGCGCGCTTCCTCATCTCGGTCCAGCAAAACCAAGGCCTGTCCTCGTCGGTCGCTTCAGAACGCAACCGATCACAGGCCGACCTGTATGCCGACACCTGCGCGGGCGTGAAGGTGGCCTCCTGTCCACCGTGGATCGGCTTCGGACTGGGTTGGCAGTTGCTCGGCTTCCCTGGTGGCACAACCATGCTTCACACTGGCAAGGATGCTGGAGCTTTTACCTTCGCCGCTATCGATCGTGCGCGGGGCGATGGGATCGTCATTTTGACCAACAGCGATAACGGCTGGCGGATGATACTGCCCATCCTTGAACGCACCGGCAGCGATCCAAGGCTAATCGCCTTCCTGCGCGGCCAGATGAACTGA
- a CDS encoding acyl-CoA dehydrogenase family protein: MRRSVAVRQGFFRRSRNLGFMGMTAPAHLGGAGAEYVSYTFALMEVVAADGALLTINWIQNSLILSGILKDGNPAQQERLLPRLIAGTTIGPLR, from the coding sequence ATGAGGAGGTCGGTGGCTGTCCGTCAGGGTTTTTTCAGGAGGTCGCGCAACTTGGGCTTCATGGGCATGACCGCGCCTGCGCACCTCGGTGGCGCGGGCGCGGAGTATGTCAGCTATACGTTCGCGCTGATGGAAGTTGTCGCCGCCGATGGAGCCCTTCTTACGATCAACTGGATCCAGAACAGCCTGATCTTATCTGGCATATTGAAGGACGGAAATCCGGCACAACAGGAGCGCCTGTTGCCCCGGTTGATCGCAGGCACCACGATCGGCCCGTTGCGCTGA